The proteins below come from a single Thermotoga sp. KOL6 genomic window:
- a CDS encoding STAS domain-containing protein: MDGLKLERIEEDDKIVVRVYGEIDAYNSSELKEQLRNLVSSTEKKKIVLDLSSVSYMDSAGLGTLVVILKDAKINGKEFILSSLKESIMRIFKLTHLDKIFKITDTAEEA, encoded by the coding sequence ATGGATGGGTTAAAGCTTGAGAGAATAGAAGAGGATGACAAAATAGTTGTAAGAGTCTACGGTGAGATCGATGCTTACAACTCCTCAGAATTGAAAGAGCAATTGAGAAATCTAGTTTCATCAACCGAGAAAAAGAAGATCGTTTTGGACCTTTCTTCTGTTTCGTACATGGACAGTGCTGGACTCGGTACTTTGGTTGTGATTCTGAAAGATGCAAAGATCAACGGAAAAGAATTTATCCTCAGCTCCTTGAAAGAGAGTATAATGAGAATTTTCAAACTCACACATTTAGACAAAATCTTCAAAATTACTGACACCGCGGAGGAGGCTTGA
- a CDS encoding 30S ribosomal protein S1: MEPMEFNDEILDQYEPEEFKRGDTVKGTVVGKEEDGIVVDFGGKSEGFVPENELLKPITEYKIGDVLVLQILKLNYEERSILSERRPVFKNTLEELKKAYEEKSIVKARVVSQVKGGYTVLLKGVVPAFLPGSHSLLKRDEPLPQKEVDVIILDMVQTRRGVKIIVSRKAVRDKKIEQFFSEKKVGDTLECEVRRIHQSGVEVEVPGGIRGFIPRSELSYDAKALPEDILQTGQSIMAKIIRMDKDKKNVILSLKQLMPDPWNKIEEKYPIGKIVTGEVVSIHPFGFFVRLEPGVEGLVPRSEVFWGNTRKSLEDVVKVGDLVKVEVIDLDKENRKLTLSYRKAKGDPWENIEDKYYIGNVTTGKVVGVVRKGIFVELEEGIEGFVPILEISWERIDNPEEIVKIGEKVKVKIMNIDKENRRISLSMKRTQENPWERALRELERDSIVKGVVKKVVNSGAVVRVEGYDVEGFVPNSHLVSEPKEGETLNLVVLRIDPDEIFGGRMLLSEKRYEERMNIEEYKKKVEKEKAQKSLGELLEKNGE; this comes from the coding sequence ATGGAACCAATGGAATTCAATGATGAGATTCTCGATCAATACGAACCCGAAGAGTTTAAGAGGGGGGACACGGTAAAAGGAACTGTTGTTGGTAAAGAAGAAGATGGTATTGTAGTGGATTTTGGTGGAAAAAGTGAAGGGTTTGTGCCTGAAAATGAACTCCTCAAACCAATAACCGAGTATAAAATTGGAGACGTTCTCGTTCTTCAAATACTGAAACTAAATTATGAGGAAAGATCCATATTATCTGAAAGACGTCCTGTTTTCAAAAATACCTTAGAGGAATTGAAAAAGGCTTATGAAGAAAAAAGTATCGTTAAAGCCAGAGTAGTGTCTCAAGTGAAAGGAGGATACACTGTCCTTCTCAAAGGAGTTGTTCCTGCCTTTCTTCCGGGTTCTCATTCGCTTTTGAAGAGAGATGAACCCCTTCCTCAAAAAGAAGTGGATGTTATCATACTCGATATGGTACAAACGCGGCGGGGAGTGAAGATCATTGTCTCGAGAAAAGCAGTACGAGACAAAAAAATCGAACAATTTTTTTCAGAGAAAAAGGTAGGAGACACTTTAGAATGCGAAGTGAGAAGGATCCATCAATCAGGAGTAGAAGTTGAGGTCCCAGGAGGGATAAGAGGTTTTATCCCAAGAAGCGAGTTGAGTTATGACGCAAAAGCACTTCCGGAGGATATCTTACAAACTGGTCAAAGCATAATGGCAAAGATCATAAGAATGGACAAAGACAAGAAAAATGTTATTCTTAGCCTGAAACAACTCATGCCAGATCCTTGGAATAAGATAGAGGAAAAATATCCAATCGGAAAAATAGTGACCGGTGAGGTTGTATCGATTCATCCGTTTGGATTCTTTGTGAGACTCGAACCCGGTGTAGAAGGTCTCGTACCTCGTTCAGAGGTGTTTTGGGGAAACACCAGAAAGAGTTTAGAAGACGTTGTAAAAGTAGGCGATTTGGTAAAAGTGGAAGTCATTGATTTAGATAAAGAAAATAGAAAACTCACTTTGAGTTATAGGAAAGCCAAAGGAGATCCTTGGGAAAATATAGAAGATAAATATTATATTGGTAATGTTACGACCGGGAAAGTCGTTGGTGTTGTGAGAAAAGGCATTTTCGTGGAGTTGGAAGAAGGAATAGAAGGGTTTGTTCCCATCCTCGAAATTTCATGGGAAAGGATCGATAATCCTGAGGAAATTGTGAAAATTGGCGAAAAGGTGAAAGTTAAGATAATGAACATAGATAAAGAAAACAGAAGAATTTCTCTCAGCATGAAGAGAACCCAGGAGAATCCTTGGGAACGTGCTTTAAGAGAACTAGAGAGAGATTCTATCGTCAAAGGTGTCGTGAAAAAAGTGGTGAACTCTGGTGCAGTTGTACGAGTCGAAGGATACGACGTGGAGGGCTTTGTACCAAACAGCCATCTGGTCAGTGAACCAAAGGAAGGAGAAACACTGAATTTGGTCGTTTTGAGAATCGATCCAGACGAGATTTTCGGTGGTAGGATGTTGTTGAGTGAGAAAAGATACGAAGAGCGTATGAATATAGAAGAGTACAAGAAAAAAGTGGAGAAAGAAAAGGCTCAAAAATCCCTAGGTGAATTGTTGGAGAAGAATGGAGAGTGA
- the der gene encoding ribosome biogenesis GTPase Der: MATVLIVGKPNVGKSTLFNKLVRKKKAIVEDEEGVTRDPVQDTVEWYGKSFRLVDTCGVFDKPQDIISKKMKEVTLNMVREADLVLFVVDGKTGITKEDESLAEFLRKSQVDVLLVANKAENIWKFEKEVKPELCSLGFGDPLPVSAEHNVNLDILIETVIKRLEEKGIDLTPKPEIADAIKVAIVGRPNVGKSSLFNAILNKERALVSPIPGTTRDPVDDEVLIDGRKYVFVDTAGLRRKSRIEPRTVEKYSTYRVVDSIERADVVIIVLDATQGITRQDQRIAGLAERRGKASVVVFNKWDLVEHREKRYDEFTKLFKEKLYFIDYSPLLFTSANKGWGVDKILDAINTAYSSYTTKVPSSALNSALQKVLAFTNLPKGLKIFFGLQVDVKPPTFLFFVNNTEKIKNPQKVFLRRLIRDYVFSFEGSPIFLKFKKSR, encoded by the coding sequence ATGGCAACTGTTTTAATAGTTGGTAAGCCCAACGTTGGCAAGTCAACTCTTTTTAATAAGTTAGTGAGAAAGAAAAAAGCGATCGTTGAAGATGAGGAAGGGGTCACTCGTGACCCCGTTCAAGACACTGTAGAATGGTATGGTAAATCTTTCAGACTAGTTGACACTTGTGGTGTGTTCGATAAACCACAGGATATTATTTCCAAAAAGATGAAAGAAGTTACACTGAATATGGTTAGAGAAGCGGATCTCGTTTTATTCGTCGTCGACGGAAAGACTGGTATAACGAAGGAAGACGAATCACTTGCAGAATTTCTGAGAAAATCACAAGTTGATGTACTCTTAGTGGCGAACAAAGCTGAAAACATCTGGAAATTTGAAAAAGAAGTAAAACCAGAGCTTTGCAGTTTGGGGTTTGGTGATCCTCTCCCCGTTTCTGCGGAACATAATGTAAATCTTGACATTTTAATTGAAACTGTCATAAAAAGGCTAGAAGAAAAAGGCATTGATTTAACTCCTAAACCAGAAATCGCAGATGCGATAAAAGTGGCCATTGTCGGAAGACCCAACGTTGGGAAATCCAGTCTTTTCAACGCCATCCTTAACAAAGAACGTGCCCTCGTTTCACCGATACCAGGTACAACGAGGGACCCTGTGGATGACGAAGTGCTCATTGATGGAAGGAAATATGTCTTCGTAGACACTGCTGGTTTGAGAAGAAAGTCTAGGATAGAACCAAGGACTGTTGAAAAATACAGTACCTATCGAGTCGTAGATAGCATAGAGAGAGCAGACGTTGTCATAATTGTCCTCGACGCTACTCAAGGTATCACAAGACAAGATCAAAGAATAGCAGGATTGGCTGAAAGAAGGGGAAAAGCTAGTGTTGTTGTATTCAACAAATGGGATCTCGTGGAACATAGGGAAAAAAGATACGACGAATTCACGAAACTTTTCAAAGAAAAGCTCTATTTCATCGATTACAGCCCCCTTCTTTTCACATCCGCAAATAAAGGTTGGGGCGTGGATAAGATCTTAGACGCCATCAACACAGCCTACTCTTCTTATACCACAAAAGTCCCATCAAGCGCCCTGAATTCAGCTCTTCAGAAAGTGTTAGCTTTCACGAATCTTCCGAAGGGCCTCAAAATCTTTTTTGGACTTCAAGTCGATGTGAAACCACCTACTTTCTTGTTTTTTGTGAACAACACGGAAAAAATCAAAAATCCGCAGAAGGTATTTCTTAGGAGATTAATCAGAGATTACGTCTTTTCGTTTGAAGGATCCCCAATATTCCTGAAATTCAAAAAGAGTAGGTGA
- the ispH gene encoding 4-hydroxy-3-methylbut-2-enyl diphosphate reductase, which produces MKIIVAKSMGFCFGVEKAIKTVEELLNNGKKVITDGEIVHNKHVMNHLIEKGLRIVSKISKDADAVFAVRAHGIPKDKLEQLKRNYSKVVDLTCPIVHRLFKTAQEYSSKGKIIVFGKENHPEMIALKGYTPAIVTKKPFRTTEKKVVFLSQTTSSIEEYKKFVAEMIKMNDFEEVIYLNTICPVTIEREKEIEKLSKICDVCIVIGGKHSSNTGKLFQIASNNTKTLWIESQDELPNDVVKYGTVCVFSGTSTPISLIEDVIRKLKEMEGKDHGTNGIQ; this is translated from the coding sequence TTGAAGATCATTGTCGCCAAAAGTATGGGATTTTGCTTTGGAGTGGAAAAAGCGATAAAAACAGTAGAAGAACTTTTGAACAACGGAAAAAAAGTTATAACAGATGGAGAAATAGTTCACAACAAACATGTGATGAACCATTTAATCGAGAAGGGATTGAGAATCGTGTCAAAAATATCAAAAGATGCTGACGCAGTATTCGCTGTTAGAGCACATGGAATACCAAAAGATAAATTGGAACAGCTCAAGAGGAACTATTCAAAAGTTGTAGATCTCACTTGTCCCATTGTACACCGACTTTTCAAAACTGCTCAAGAATATTCTTCAAAAGGAAAAATCATTGTTTTTGGGAAGGAAAATCATCCTGAGATGATCGCTCTAAAAGGTTATACTCCTGCGATAGTAACGAAGAAACCTTTCAGAACAACCGAAAAGAAAGTAGTTTTTCTTTCACAAACCACTTCTTCTATCGAAGAATACAAGAAATTCGTTGCAGAAATGATAAAAATGAACGATTTCGAAGAAGTCATCTATCTGAACACCATATGTCCTGTGACAATCGAACGAGAGAAGGAAATAGAAAAACTCTCAAAGATCTGTGACGTTTGTATTGTCATCGGCGGAAAACACAGTTCCAACACGGGGAAACTTTTTCAAATTGCGTCCAACAACACCAAGACCCTTTGGATAGAATCTCAAGATGAACTACCGAACGACGTAGTAAAATATGGTACGGTGTGTGTCTTCAGTGGGACTTCCACACCTATTTCTCTGATAGAAGATGTGATCAGAAAATTAAAAGAGATGGAGGGGAAGGATCATGGAACCAATGGAATTCAATGA
- the cmk gene encoding (d)CMP kinase — MGFQIAIDGPAASGKSTIAKLLAMRLGFEHLNTGATYRAVAVYLKEKGLTPSSSQKKLEELLRNLKVDYKNGRVFVNGVDYTEKIQSPEAGILASSFAKLEVVRKHLVRIQREICDDKNIVVEGRDIGTVVLPKAALKIFLTASLDARVERKLKEYRKRGLNVKREEVERELIARDEQDSKRSVAPLKPAEDAVIIDTTDMTVEEVLQKIQKLVEERMKS, encoded by the coding sequence ATGGGTTTTCAAATAGCAATCGATGGACCCGCTGCCTCAGGAAAATCCACAATTGCGAAACTGTTGGCGATGAGATTGGGATTCGAGCATTTGAATACTGGTGCAACGTATCGTGCTGTCGCTGTTTACTTGAAAGAAAAAGGTTTGACACCCTCTTCTTCCCAAAAAAAATTGGAGGAACTCCTTAGAAATTTGAAAGTGGATTACAAAAACGGTAGAGTTTTTGTAAACGGAGTCGATTACACAGAAAAGATACAAAGCCCAGAGGCTGGAATTCTTGCTTCTAGTTTTGCGAAATTGGAGGTTGTAAGGAAACATCTTGTCAGAATTCAGAGAGAAATTTGTGACGATAAGAATATCGTGGTCGAAGGAAGGGATATTGGAACCGTTGTGCTACCCAAAGCAGCGCTGAAGATTTTTCTCACAGCATCACTCGATGCTCGTGTTGAAAGAAAGTTGAAAGAATACAGAAAAAGAGGTTTGAATGTTAAGAGAGAAGAGGTAGAAAGAGAGCTCATAGCTAGGGATGAGCAAGATTCTAAAAGGAGTGTGGCACCGCTGAAACCAGCGGAAGATGCTGTAATAATAGATACAACGGACATGACCGTAGAAGAGGTACTACAAAAGATCCAAAAACTCGTTGAGGAGAGGATGAAGTCTTGA
- the plsY gene encoding glycerol-3-phosphate 1-O-acyltransferase PlsY — MEWWLFPLIGYLVGSIPFSYLIPKWLKGIDIRKIGSGNVGATNAIRTTGPAIGGLCLLLDALKGFFPVFLTGIVSEDPKIISLTAIFTVLGHDFPVFMRFKGGKGVASTLGIIFYLAWPVGLVFTSVWILIVSFTRYASLGSLVGLYISALLGFFFRGYDTGMLILILAVLSTLRHSENIRRLLNGTERKVSLFKR, encoded by the coding sequence GTGGAATGGTGGCTTTTCCCTTTAATTGGTTATCTTGTAGGTTCGATACCTTTCAGTTATTTGATACCCAAATGGTTGAAAGGCATTGACATAAGAAAGATTGGAAGTGGAAACGTTGGAGCAACAAATGCGATAAGAACCACGGGTCCAGCTATTGGTGGTCTATGTCTCCTGCTTGACGCCCTGAAAGGATTCTTCCCTGTATTTTTGACTGGGATTGTCTCCGAGGATCCAAAAATCATTTCTCTCACGGCAATATTCACGGTTTTAGGCCACGATTTCCCCGTATTTATGAGGTTCAAAGGGGGAAAAGGTGTTGCGTCAACTCTCGGTATAATCTTTTATCTAGCATGGCCTGTTGGTCTCGTATTCACTTCAGTGTGGATCCTTATAGTGTCTTTCACGAGATATGCTTCCCTCGGTTCCCTCGTTGGCCTCTACATCTCAGCACTTTTGGGATTTTTCTTCAGAGGATATGACACAGGTATGCTAATACTCATCCTCGCAGTTCTCTCTACTTTGAGACATTCCGAAAACATACGAAGACTTCTGAATGGAACGGAAAGAAAAGTGAGCTTGTTCAAGAGGTGA
- the aspS gene encoding aspartate--tRNA ligase, whose product MLRTHTCGELRVRDEGKHVKLCGWVDRIRDLGGVRFVDLRDRYGETQIVCDVNSKAYEVIDDLTRESVILVEGTVRKRPKGTENPNISTGEIEVVAEKIEILSAAQPLPFYPNENPKEEMRLKYRYIDLRSKRMQNNIILRYKVTRTIRNYFDELGFLEIETPFLTKSTPEGARDFLVPSRLRPGKFYALPQSPQLFKQLLMISGFDRYFQIVRCFRDEDLRADRQPEFTQVDVEMSFVDVEDVLSVSEGMIARVFKEVLDVDLSLPFDRLRYHEAMEKYGTDKPDRRYGMELQDFGNAFEGTDFKVIRKVLEEGGSVKGFVVPNFAPEMSRKRGDELMERAKELGLGGLLWFKIENGLSSPHLKHLESEFKTIAEKAGMKEGDVCLIAAHKDRALLNEALGTLRLEIGKEHFSHLAKGFDVLWVIDFPYFEWSEEEERFVARHHPFTMPVEETLDSDHTKVRAKAYDIVINGYEVGGGSIRIHKREIQEKIFQLLGISKEEAQNKFGFFLEAFKYGVPPHGGIAFGLDRLVSIITGENSIREVIPFPKTGNGVCLLTGAPSEVDEKQLKELRIRVEEG is encoded by the coding sequence ATGTTGAGAACCCATACATGTGGCGAGCTCAGAGTGCGGGACGAAGGAAAACATGTGAAACTTTGTGGTTGGGTGGATCGAATCAGAGATCTCGGCGGTGTAAGATTCGTAGATCTAAGAGATAGGTATGGGGAAACACAGATTGTTTGCGATGTGAACAGCAAAGCCTACGAAGTAATAGATGATCTCACACGCGAATCCGTTATTCTGGTTGAAGGGACGGTAAGAAAAAGACCGAAAGGAACAGAGAATCCCAATATTTCCACCGGTGAGATAGAAGTCGTTGCTGAAAAAATAGAGATTCTTTCTGCGGCTCAACCTCTTCCTTTCTATCCCAATGAAAATCCGAAAGAAGAAATGAGACTCAAGTACCGTTACATAGACCTGAGATCGAAAAGAATGCAAAACAACATAATTTTGAGATACAAAGTGACCAGAACTATAAGAAACTATTTCGATGAATTGGGCTTTCTGGAAATAGAAACACCTTTTCTTACGAAGAGTACTCCGGAAGGGGCAAGAGACTTCCTCGTCCCTTCCAGACTCAGGCCAGGCAAGTTTTATGCCTTACCTCAGTCTCCACAGTTGTTCAAACAACTTCTCATGATTTCAGGATTCGATAGATATTTTCAAATAGTAAGATGTTTCAGAGATGAAGATCTGAGAGCAGATAGACAACCTGAGTTCACACAGGTTGATGTGGAAATGTCCTTCGTCGATGTGGAGGATGTGCTCTCTGTGAGTGAAGGAATGATAGCACGAGTTTTCAAAGAGGTCTTAGACGTGGATCTTTCTCTTCCGTTTGACAGGCTGCGCTACCACGAAGCAATGGAGAAGTACGGAACGGATAAACCAGACAGAAGATACGGTATGGAACTTCAAGACTTCGGCAATGCTTTCGAAGGAACGGACTTCAAAGTAATAAGAAAGGTTTTAGAAGAAGGTGGAAGCGTTAAAGGTTTCGTGGTGCCGAATTTTGCCCCTGAGATGAGCAGAAAAAGAGGAGACGAGTTAATGGAAAGAGCTAAAGAATTGGGACTTGGAGGACTTCTTTGGTTTAAAATCGAAAACGGACTCTCTTCACCTCACTTGAAACATCTCGAATCCGAATTCAAAACAATAGCAGAAAAAGCTGGAATGAAAGAAGGAGATGTTTGTTTGATAGCAGCTCATAAAGATAGGGCTCTTCTCAACGAGGCACTCGGAACGCTCAGATTGGAAATCGGAAAGGAGCATTTCTCTCACTTGGCGAAAGGGTTCGACGTTCTCTGGGTGATCGATTTTCCATACTTCGAGTGGAGCGAAGAAGAGGAAAGGTTTGTTGCACGTCATCATCCTTTCACAATGCCTGTTGAAGAAACTTTGGATAGTGACCACACAAAGGTTCGTGCGAAGGCTTACGACATCGTTATAAACGGTTATGAAGTAGGAGGAGGGAGCATAAGAATACACAAAAGGGAAATACAAGAAAAGATTTTCCAGCTTCTTGGGATAAGCAAAGAGGAAGCACAGAATAAGTTCGGATTTTTCCTTGAAGCCTTCAAATACGGTGTGCCTCCTCACGGGGGAATTGCTTTTGGCTTAGACCGACTTGTAAGTATCATCACAGGTGAGAATTCCATAAGGGAAGTCATTCCTTTTCCCAAAACAGGAAACGGTGTTTGTCTCCTAACTGGAGCTCCTTCAGAGGTCGACGAGAAGCAGCTCAAAGAACTCAGAATACGTGTAGAGGAGGGATAA
- a CDS encoding tetratricopeptide repeat protein, giving the protein MSSNEFEEAYFEMKEGKLETALKKFLKIAEKESSVEIWVNIGNIYRRMNYLAKAIESYKKALDLDPKNAIALFNMGCAYYQMGKYFEALSLVEKAESSGLNDSRVKVVRALCKIKLNFPNALEDLSEDQKKIVKDLVSND; this is encoded by the coding sequence TTGAGCTCAAATGAATTCGAAGAAGCATATTTTGAGATGAAAGAGGGAAAGTTGGAAACCGCTTTGAAAAAGTTTTTGAAGATTGCGGAAAAAGAGTCTTCTGTGGAGATATGGGTTAACATAGGAAACATCTACAGAAGGATGAATTATCTTGCAAAAGCAATAGAGAGTTATAAAAAAGCGTTGGATCTGGATCCAAAAAATGCGATCGCACTTTTTAACATGGGATGCGCATACTATCAAATGGGAAAGTATTTCGAGGCTTTATCTTTAGTGGAAAAGGCGGAATCTTCAGGATTGAACGACTCTAGAGTAAAGGTTGTAAGGGCTCTTTGCAAAATCAAACTCAATTTTCCAAACGCCCTGGAAGATCTTAGTGAAGACCAAAAGAAAATTGTGAAAGACTTGGTGAGTAATGATTGA